The Saccharopolyspora gloriosae genome window below encodes:
- a CDS encoding DUF4190 domain-containing protein, whose protein sequence is MSAVVPPPTTPKNGLGTAGFVLGLLALLFSFIPFIGVIAWPLGILGLVFGVIGIIRARNGEANNQGMAITGTVLAGIGLLICVAWVGIVGTAANEAAKQSESLGVEAQHSPVPGGISADASDAPIELGFGQTHTWKGGESVQVSEPRKFKKSNPYELPSGARAVEVDLTITNGTDDEINPVTWDITATHDGRATQPVYSDDIFANAQIPPGGTLTITRGFQITSDSGELRISVQPNFFATDTVYFHGPF, encoded by the coding sequence ATGTCCGCAGTGGTCCCGCCGCCGACGACGCCGAAGAACGGTCTCGGCACCGCCGGATTCGTCCTCGGTCTGCTCGCCCTGCTGTTCTCGTTCATCCCGTTCATCGGCGTGATCGCCTGGCCGCTGGGCATCCTCGGCCTCGTCTTCGGCGTCATCGGCATCATCCGCGCGCGCAACGGCGAGGCGAACAACCAGGGCATGGCGATCACCGGCACCGTGCTCGCCGGAATCGGACTCCTGATCTGCGTCGCCTGGGTCGGCATCGTCGGCACCGCCGCGAACGAGGCAGCGAAGCAATCCGAATCGCTCGGCGTCGAAGCCCAGCACAGCCCCGTTCCGGGCGGGATTTCCGCGGACGCCTCGGATGCCCCGATCGAACTCGGCTTCGGTCAGACGCACACCTGGAAGGGCGGCGAATCCGTGCAGGTCTCCGAACCGCGGAAGTTCAAGAAGTCCAACCCTTACGAACTGCCTTCCGGAGCCCGCGCGGTCGAGGTCGACCTGACCATCACCAACGGCACCGACGATGAGATCAACCCGGTCACCTGGGACATCACCGCCACCCACGACGGACGCGCCACCCAGCCGGTCTACTCGGACGACATCTTCGCCAACGCCCAGATCCCGCCGGGCGGAACCCTCACCATCACCAGGGGATTCCAGATCACCTCGGACTCCGGGGAACTTCGGATCTCGGTGCAGCCGAACTTCTTCGCCACCGACACCGTCTACTTCCACGGCCCGTTCTGA
- a CDS encoding FtsK/SpoIIIE family DNA translocase, whose translation MAGRTTSGAQRKNQSQPGSKSRAQSSTRSSGGTKSNGGAAKSRKTTSSGGSSRGSTHAPRRTPAKKPTAQRGQPRSGGVLRRAKDIDPAHGRTGLAIIALAAAVITAAGIWWHAGGPVGQWLDWGLRFVIGNAVLVLPIVVAGVAVFFASTDNNPEARPRVVLGSVLLGWSALGVLHIGSGAPSGWQEWPAAGGVLGFIAGGPLAQGLTGWVAVPVLVLVALFGLMLLTDTTLATVRNHLLGKPVEDGEPATEEVAPETVKLRRPSRRRQASTPVEEPAAKSGGKSKGDQLSLDDVPEEAPTKPRGKAKPAAAEVPAADTADEPADTGKLTISRAVEGDYKLPPLDVLTGGDVPKTRSKANDSMIEAITAVLEQFKVDAEVTGFVRGPTVTRYEIELGPGVKVEKITALTKNIAYAAATDNVRLLAPIPGKSAVGIEVPNSDREMVRLGDVLRSTTASGDEHPLVMGLGKDIEGHMVTANLAKMPHLLCAGSTGSGKSSFVNSMLVSLLARATPQEVRMILIDPKMVELTPYEGIPHLITPIITQPKKAAAALGWLVDEMEQRYQDMQANRVRHIDDFNTKVRSGEITAPPGSEREYRPYPYILAIVDELADLMMTAPRDVEDAIVRITQKARAAGIHLVLATQRPSVDVVTGLIKTNVPSRLAFATSSLTDSRVILDQPGAEKLIGMGDALYLPMGAGRPQRVQGSFVSDEEIHRVVSYTKEQAEPDYTDGVTAAKAGEKKEVDSDIGDDLDVLLQATELVVTSQFGSTSMLQRKLRVGFAKAGRLMDLLESRGVVGPSEGSKARDVLVKPDELENALYSIRGGPPPDSEE comes from the coding sequence ATGGCGGGCCGGACCACGAGCGGCGCCCAGCGCAAGAACCAGTCCCAACCCGGTTCGAAGAGCAGGGCCCAGAGCTCAACACGCAGCTCAGGCGGCACGAAGAGCAACGGCGGTGCCGCGAAAAGCCGCAAGACCACCTCCAGCGGTGGCTCTTCCCGCGGCTCCACGCACGCGCCGCGCCGCACCCCGGCGAAGAAGCCCACCGCGCAGCGCGGCCAGCCCCGGTCGGGCGGAGTGCTGCGCCGCGCCAAGGACATCGACCCCGCGCACGGGCGCACCGGGCTCGCGATCATCGCGCTCGCCGCGGCCGTGATCACCGCGGCCGGCATCTGGTGGCACGCGGGCGGGCCCGTCGGGCAGTGGCTCGACTGGGGGCTGCGGTTCGTCATCGGCAACGCGGTGCTGGTGCTGCCGATCGTCGTCGCCGGGGTCGCGGTGTTCTTCGCCAGCACCGACAACAACCCCGAAGCCCGGCCGCGAGTGGTGCTCGGCTCGGTGTTGCTCGGCTGGAGCGCGTTGGGCGTGCTGCACATCGGCTCCGGCGCGCCGAGCGGCTGGCAGGAGTGGCCCGCCGCGGGCGGCGTGCTCGGCTTCATCGCGGGCGGGCCGCTGGCGCAGGGACTGACCGGCTGGGTCGCGGTGCCCGTGCTGGTGCTGGTGGCGCTGTTCGGGCTGATGCTGCTCACCGACACGACGCTCGCCACCGTGCGCAACCACCTGCTCGGCAAGCCCGTCGAAGACGGCGAACCCGCCACCGAGGAAGTCGCGCCCGAGACGGTGAAGCTGCGCCGCCCGTCGCGGCGCCGCCAGGCCTCGACGCCCGTGGAGGAGCCCGCAGCCAAGAGCGGTGGCAAGTCCAAGGGCGACCAGCTCTCCCTCGACGACGTGCCCGAAGAGGCCCCCACCAAGCCCCGCGGGAAGGCGAAGCCCGCGGCGGCCGAGGTGCCCGCCGCCGACACGGCCGACGAACCCGCCGACACCGGCAAGCTCACCATCAGCCGCGCCGTTGAAGGTGACTACAAGCTGCCGCCGCTGGACGTGCTCACCGGCGGGGACGTGCCGAAGACGCGCAGCAAGGCCAACGACTCCATGATCGAGGCGATCACCGCGGTCCTGGAGCAGTTCAAGGTGGACGCGGAGGTCACCGGCTTCGTCCGGGGGCCGACCGTCACCCGCTACGAGATCGAACTCGGGCCCGGCGTGAAGGTCGAGAAGATCACCGCGCTGACCAAGAACATCGCCTACGCCGCCGCCACCGACAACGTGCGGCTGCTCGCGCCGATCCCCGGCAAGTCCGCGGTGGGCATCGAAGTGCCCAACAGCGACCGCGAAATGGTGCGCCTGGGCGACGTGCTGCGCTCCACCACCGCCTCCGGTGACGAGCACCCGCTGGTGATGGGGCTGGGCAAGGACATCGAAGGCCACATGGTCACCGCGAACCTGGCGAAGATGCCGCACCTGCTGTGCGCGGGTTCGACCGGTTCCGGTAAGTCCAGCTTCGTGAACTCGATGCTGGTGTCGCTGCTGGCGCGGGCCACGCCGCAAGAGGTCCGGATGATCCTGATCGACCCCAAGATGGTCGAGCTCACCCCGTACGAGGGCATCCCGCACCTGATCACGCCCATCATCACCCAGCCGAAGAAGGCCGCCGCCGCGCTGGGCTGGCTGGTGGACGAGATGGAACAGCGCTACCAGGACATGCAGGCCAACCGGGTGCGCCACATCGACGACTTCAACACCAAGGTCCGCTCCGGCGAGATCACCGCACCGCCCGGCAGCGAACGCGAATACCGGCCGTACCCGTACATCCTGGCCATCGTCGACGAGCTCGCGGATCTGATGATGACCGCGCCGCGTGACGTGGAGGACGCGATCGTGCGGATCACGCAGAAGGCCCGCGCCGCCGGAATCCACCTGGTGCTGGCCACCCAGCGGCCCTCGGTGGACGTCGTCACCGGCCTGATCAAGACGAACGTGCCGTCGCGGCTCGCGTTCGCCACGTCCTCGCTCACCGACTCGCGGGTCATCCTCGACCAGCCGGGCGCCGAGAAGCTGATCGGCATGGGCGACGCGCTGTACCTGCCGATGGGAGCCGGACGGCCGCAGCGCGTGCAGGGCTCCTTCGTCAGCGACGAAGAGATCCACCGCGTCGTTTCCTACACCAAGGAGCAGGCCGAACCGGACTACACCGACGGCGTCACCGCGGCCAAAGCGGGCGAGAAGAAGGAAGTCGACTCCGACATCGGCGACGACCTCGACGTGCTGCTGCAGGCCACCGAGCTCGTCGTCACCAGCCAGTTCGGCTCCACGTCGATGCTGCAGCGGAAGCTGCGCGTCGGGTTCGCCAAAGCGGGCAGGCTCATGGACCTGCTCGAATCGCGCGGCGTCGTCGGTCCTTCCGAGGGGTCGAAGGCGCGCGACGTGCTGGTGAAACCGGATGAGTTGGAAAACGCTCTGTATTCGATTCGTGGCGGTCCGCCACCGGATTCCGAAGAGTGA
- a CDS encoding ribonuclease J, translating into MSARATSSENHPVTPTASAPPPALPEGGLRVTALGGIGEVGRNMTVFEHEGKLLIVDCGVLFPEDDSPGVDLILPDFGAIENRLDDVEAVVLTHGHEDHIGAVPFLLRLRPDLPVVGSKFTLALLAAKCKEHRQDPVLIEVAEGQHSKHGVFDLEFFAVNHSIPDALAVAIRTSAGVVLHTGDIKLDQLPLDGRLTDLAGFSRLGDEGVDLFLVDSTNAEVPGFVTPEREIGPVLDRVIGKATQRLIVACFASHVHRVQQVLDVAETHGRKVCFVGRSMVRNMGIANDLGILRVPPGLLVELDEALAMPEHLVLFVSTGSQGEPLSALSRMARGEHKQIRIRAGDTVVLASSLIPGNETAVFGVVNGLVRLGADVVHQGGAKVHVSGHASAGELLYLYNAVRPSNVMPVHGEWRHLRANAELARLTGVAAERVVIAEDGVVVDLVDGIAKVTGRVEVGHVYVDGLSVGDVGESTLSDRLVLGEGGFISITVAVEAATGRAVSSPTISGRGFSDDPKALDDVVPLVEMELARTESEGIADTHRIAQAVRRVVGKWVADKYRRRPMIVPNVLPVSS; encoded by the coding sequence TTGAGCGCTCGCGCAACATCTTCCGAAAACCACCCCGTGACGCCGACCGCGTCGGCGCCGCCACCGGCCCTGCCCGAGGGCGGGCTGCGGGTGACCGCGCTCGGCGGCATCGGCGAAGTCGGCCGCAACATGACCGTGTTCGAGCACGAGGGCAAGCTGCTCATCGTCGACTGCGGGGTGCTGTTCCCGGAGGACGACTCGCCCGGTGTCGACCTGATCCTGCCTGACTTCGGGGCGATCGAGAACCGGCTGGACGACGTCGAGGCCGTGGTGCTCACGCACGGCCACGAGGACCACATCGGCGCGGTGCCGTTCCTGCTGCGGCTGCGCCCGGACCTGCCGGTCGTCGGCTCGAAGTTCACGCTGGCGCTGCTGGCGGCGAAGTGCAAGGAACACCGCCAGGACCCGGTGCTGATCGAGGTCGCCGAGGGCCAGCACAGCAAGCACGGCGTGTTCGACCTGGAGTTCTTCGCGGTCAACCACTCGATCCCGGACGCGCTGGCGGTCGCGATCCGCACGTCCGCGGGCGTGGTGCTGCACACCGGTGACATCAAGCTGGACCAGCTGCCGCTGGACGGCAGGCTCACCGACCTGGCCGGGTTCTCCCGCCTGGGCGACGAGGGCGTGGACCTGTTCCTGGTGGACTCCACGAACGCCGAGGTGCCCGGTTTCGTGACGCCGGAGCGCGAGATCGGTCCCGTGCTGGACCGGGTGATCGGCAAGGCGACGCAACGGCTGATCGTGGCTTGCTTCGCCAGCCACGTGCACCGCGTGCAGCAGGTGCTGGACGTGGCCGAGACGCACGGCCGCAAGGTCTGCTTCGTGGGCCGCTCGATGGTGCGCAACATGGGCATCGCCAACGACCTGGGCATCCTGCGGGTGCCGCCGGGCCTGCTGGTGGAGCTGGACGAGGCGCTGGCGATGCCGGAGCACCTGGTGCTGTTCGTGTCGACGGGGTCGCAGGGCGAACCGCTCTCGGCGCTGTCCCGGATGGCGCGCGGCGAGCACAAGCAGATCCGGATCCGCGCCGGCGACACGGTGGTGCTGGCGAGCTCGCTGATCCCCGGCAACGAGACCGCGGTGTTCGGTGTGGTCAACGGCCTGGTCCGGCTCGGCGCGGACGTGGTGCACCAGGGCGGGGCGAAGGTCCACGTCTCCGGGCACGCCTCCGCCGGTGAGCTGCTGTACCTGTACAACGCGGTGCGCCCGAGCAACGTGATGCCGGTGCACGGCGAGTGGCGCCACCTGCGCGCGAACGCCGAACTGGCCCGGCTCACCGGCGTCGCCGCCGAGCGGGTGGTGATCGCCGAGGACGGCGTGGTGGTCGACCTCGTCGACGGGATCGCGAAGGTCACCGGTCGCGTCGAGGTCGGGCACGTCTACGTCGACGGCCTGTCCGTCGGTGACGTCGGCGAGTCGACGCTGTCGGACCGGCTGGTGCTGGGCGAGGGCGGCTTCATCTCGATCACCGTGGCGGTCGAGGCCGCGACGGGCCGGGCGGTGTCGAGCCCGACGATCTCCGGCCGCGGTTTCTCCGACGACCCGAAGGCGCTGGACGACGTGGTGCCGCTGGTGGAGATGGAGCTGGCGCGCACCGAATCGGAAGGCATCGCCGACACGCACCGCATCGCGCAGGCCGTGCGCCGCGTGGTCGGCAAGTGGGTCGCGGACAAGTACCGCCGCCGCCCCATGATCGTCCCGAACGTGCTCCCGGTGAGCTCCTGA
- a CDS encoding alpha/beta fold hydrolase, with translation MQKTATATAATGLLAASLLFAPASSAAPTAPAPFEPAPISWGPCEDESLQEAGAECGMLEVPLDYANPDGEKISLAVSQVKHTVPEDQYQGAMLLNPGGPGGSGLYLATLGESVPHGAGAAYDWVGFDPRGVGSSKPALSCDPNYFAHDRPDYLPTTPEKEQEWLSRTSGYAEACGRTGGALLDHMKTTDSVEDMESIRKALGQEKLNYYGFSYGTYLGQVYGTLHPERLRRVVMDGVVNVEDVWYDANLNQDVAFDRNIKIFFDWVARYDSVYHLGTTGAQVERLYYEQRAKLDAQPAGGEIGSSEWTDLFLSAGYGQTGWDKRAKAFAGWVHHGDWQPLVEIYDASNTPGDDNGFAVYNAVQCTDVQWPQQWGRWRADNWVTHAKAPFETWANAWHNASCLNWPAKAGEPVNVDGGDVEGALLISEELDAATPFPGAIEARKRLPGASLISLPGGTTHSGSLSGNGCVDDRIADYLTTGALPQRKPGDGPDVTCEPLPQPTPEGAATIGPKRTEQPKVLQDALRHWR, from the coding sequence GTGCAGAAAACAGCGACCGCGACAGCGGCGACCGGCTTGCTGGCCGCCAGCCTGCTGTTCGCACCGGCGAGTTCCGCCGCCCCGACCGCCCCGGCCCCCTTCGAACCCGCCCCGATTTCCTGGGGCCCTTGCGAGGACGAGTCCTTGCAGGAGGCGGGCGCCGAATGCGGAATGCTCGAAGTTCCGCTGGACTACGCGAATCCGGACGGGGAGAAGATCTCACTCGCCGTGTCGCAGGTGAAGCACACCGTGCCCGAGGATCAGTACCAGGGCGCGATGCTGCTCAACCCGGGTGGTCCCGGCGGTTCCGGCCTGTACCTGGCGACATTGGGCGAATCGGTTCCGCACGGCGCGGGCGCCGCCTACGACTGGGTCGGTTTCGATCCGCGCGGTGTCGGTTCGAGCAAACCCGCGTTGTCGTGCGATCCGAACTACTTCGCCCACGACCGCCCCGATTACCTCCCCACCACTCCGGAGAAGGAGCAGGAGTGGCTGTCCCGCACTTCCGGTTATGCGGAGGCGTGCGGCAGGACGGGCGGGGCGCTGCTGGACCACATGAAGACGACGGATTCCGTCGAGGACATGGAGAGCATCCGCAAGGCGCTCGGCCAGGAGAAGCTGAACTACTACGGCTTCTCCTACGGCACCTACCTCGGGCAGGTGTACGGCACGCTGCACCCGGAGCGGCTGCGCCGGGTCGTCATGGACGGCGTCGTCAACGTCGAGGACGTCTGGTACGACGCGAACCTGAACCAGGACGTCGCGTTCGACCGCAACATCAAGATCTTCTTCGATTGGGTGGCCCGCTACGACTCGGTGTACCACCTGGGCACCACCGGGGCGCAGGTCGAGCGGCTCTACTACGAGCAGCGCGCGAAGCTCGACGCGCAACCCGCGGGCGGCGAGATCGGCTCGTCGGAGTGGACGGACCTGTTCCTGTCCGCGGGCTACGGCCAGACCGGGTGGGACAAGCGCGCGAAGGCGTTCGCGGGCTGGGTGCACCACGGTGACTGGCAGCCGCTGGTGGAGATCTACGACGCGTCGAACACGCCCGGCGACGACAACGGTTTCGCCGTCTACAACGCCGTCCAGTGCACCGACGTGCAGTGGCCGCAGCAGTGGGGCCGCTGGCGCGCCGACAACTGGGTCACGCACGCGAAAGCACCGTTCGAGACCTGGGCGAACGCCTGGCACAACGCCTCCTGCCTGAACTGGCCGGCGAAGGCGGGTGAGCCGGTGAACGTCGACGGCGGCGACGTCGAGGGAGCCTTGCTGATCAGCGAGGAGCTGGACGCGGCGACCCCGTTCCCCGGCGCGATCGAGGCCCGCAAGCGGCTCCCCGGCGCGAGCCTGATCAGCCTGCCCGGCGGCACGACGCACTCCGGTTCGCTGTCCGGCAACGGCTGCGTCGACGACCGCATCGCCGACTACCTGACCACCGGTGCCCTGCCCCAGCGCAAGCCCGGTGACGGCCCGGACGTCACCTGCGAACCCCTCCCCCAGCCGACCCCGGAGGGCGCCGCGACCATCGGGCCGAAGCGCACCGAGCAGCCGAAGGTGCTCCAGGACGCCCTGCGCCACTGGCGCTGA
- a CDS encoding TIGR03085 family metal-binding protein: MGVANDERRELCDLFDRVGPDAPTLCGEWKTKDLAVHLVLRERRPDALAGKFVKALAERGDKVEQGLREQPWPELIATVREGAPKWNPLAIGAVDETVNTAEFFVHHEDVRRAQPGWQPRPSEPEREEALWKSLSRVAKVFYGRSPVGVVLRRPDGTEIAAKRGPRTVRISGEPSELLLHAFSRRQVRVDIDGNEADVLAVEDLRRSF, from the coding sequence ATGGGTGTGGCCAATGACGAGCGCCGTGAACTGTGCGACCTGTTCGACCGGGTCGGGCCGGACGCGCCGACGCTGTGCGGTGAGTGGAAGACCAAGGACCTCGCGGTGCACCTGGTGCTGCGCGAACGGCGCCCCGACGCGCTGGCGGGCAAGTTCGTCAAGGCGCTGGCCGAGCGCGGCGACAAGGTGGAGCAGGGTCTGCGCGAGCAGCCCTGGCCGGAACTGATCGCCACCGTGCGCGAAGGCGCGCCGAAGTGGAACCCGCTGGCCATCGGCGCCGTGGACGAGACGGTCAACACCGCCGAGTTCTTCGTGCACCACGAGGACGTGCGGCGGGCGCAGCCGGGATGGCAGCCGCGGCCGTCCGAGCCGGAGCGCGAAGAGGCGCTGTGGAAATCGTTGTCCCGGGTGGCGAAGGTCTTCTACGGCCGCAGCCCCGTCGGCGTGGTGCTGCGCCGTCCGGACGGCACCGAGATCGCCGCGAAGCGCGGCCCGCGCACGGTGCGCATCAGCGGTGAACCGAGCGAACTGCTGCTGCACGCGTTCAGCCGCCGCCAGGTGCGCGTCGACATCGACGGGAACGAAGCAGACGTGCTCGCAGTGGAAGACCTGCGCCGCTCGTTCTGA
- a CDS encoding lysophospholipid acyltransferase family protein, whose protein sequence is MVAQPADPAEPTRRSPQASQRSRTRLFREAPLLWRVLLRVDRALILLTGRLEVTGDVPDELRGRPLLLASNHIGNVDALVVMAACGRRRLALRFLATGGLFDAPVIGSMLRHCHHVRADRGKANAAQALDHVVGALEEDHRPVLVYPEGRISLEPGLWPERGKTGVARMALASRAPVIPISQWGAHEAMCYGMLRVGNFGDVRVLLGSWLAAIRRRPVLKVHFGDPVDLSDLSSDRAGDAARARDRIMRAITAGLAPLRADEPDVPRHEDPTRKVTDKRSPWRP, encoded by the coding sequence ATGGTCGCCCAGCCCGCAGATCCAGCAGAGCCGACACGCCGCAGCCCGCAGGCGTCCCAGCGGTCCCGCACCCGGTTGTTCCGGGAGGCGCCGCTGCTGTGGCGGGTGCTGCTGCGGGTGGACCGCGCGCTGATCCTGCTCACGGGCCGCCTGGAGGTGACCGGTGACGTGCCGGACGAGTTGCGCGGCAGGCCGCTGCTGCTGGCCTCGAACCACATCGGCAACGTCGACGCGCTGGTCGTGATGGCGGCGTGCGGCCGTCGGCGGCTGGCGCTGCGCTTCCTCGCCACCGGCGGCCTGTTCGACGCCCCGGTGATCGGGTCGATGCTGCGCCACTGCCACCACGTGCGCGCCGACCGCGGCAAGGCGAACGCGGCGCAGGCGCTGGACCACGTGGTGGGTGCGCTGGAGGAGGACCACCGCCCGGTGCTGGTGTACCCGGAGGGCCGGATCAGCCTGGAACCGGGCCTGTGGCCGGAGCGCGGCAAGACCGGCGTGGCCCGGATGGCGCTGGCCTCGCGCGCACCGGTGATCCCGATCAGCCAGTGGGGCGCGCACGAGGCCATGTGCTACGGAATGCTGCGCGTCGGGAACTTCGGTGACGTGCGGGTGCTGCTCGGATCGTGGCTCGCGGCCATCCGGCGGCGCCCGGTGCTGAAGGTGCACTTCGGCGATCCGGTCGACTTGAGCGATCTGTCCTCGGACCGCGCCGGTGACGCCGCGCGCGCCAGGGACCGGATCATGCGCGCGATCACGGCGGGCCTGGCTCCGCTGCGCGCGGACGAGCCGGACGTCCCGCGGCACGAGGACCCGACCCGCAAGGTCACCGACAAGCGCAGCCCTTGGCGCCCTTGA
- the dapA gene encoding 4-hydroxy-tetrahydrodipicolinate synthase: MTVCPTATEGRPFGRVLTAMVTPFDADGKLDLALAQELATYLVDHVGNDGLVVNGTTGESPTTSDDEKEQLLRAVVEAVGDRATVVAGAGTNNTAHSVELARTAEKAGAHGLLVVTPYYSRPPQEGLLSHFTTVADATELPVMLYDIPPRSVVPIHTDTLKRLAEHPQIKAVKDSKHDLWAGSEVLSNSDLAYYSGEDPLNLPWLSVGAVGFVSVIGHVVGDRLRKMLDAYEAGDIATARDVHVGLMPVYRSMNFVGGVIFSKTALRLCGYETGHPRLPLPQATDEQVRVITSDLWDAGLVLVNPDAAAEVHR, translated from the coding sequence ATGACCGTCTGTCCCACCGCCACTGAAGGTCGGCCGTTCGGCCGGGTCCTGACCGCCATGGTGACGCCGTTCGACGCGGACGGGAAGCTCGACCTGGCGCTGGCTCAGGAGCTCGCGACCTACCTCGTCGATCACGTCGGAAACGACGGCCTGGTCGTCAACGGCACGACGGGTGAAAGCCCCACGACCAGTGATGACGAGAAAGAGCAGTTGCTGCGCGCCGTCGTCGAAGCGGTAGGGGACCGCGCGACGGTGGTCGCCGGAGCGGGCACGAACAACACCGCGCACTCCGTGGAGTTGGCCCGCACCGCGGAAAAGGCCGGCGCGCACGGGCTGCTCGTGGTGACCCCGTACTACTCGCGCCCCCCGCAGGAGGGGCTGCTGTCGCACTTCACGACGGTGGCCGACGCGACCGAGCTGCCGGTGATGCTCTACGACATCCCGCCCCGCTCGGTGGTGCCCATCCACACCGACACGCTCAAGCGGCTCGCGGAACACCCGCAGATCAAGGCCGTGAAGGACTCCAAGCACGACCTGTGGGCGGGCAGCGAGGTGCTGTCCAACAGCGACTTGGCCTACTACTCCGGCGAGGACCCGCTGAACCTGCCGTGGTTGTCGGTGGGCGCGGTCGGCTTCGTCAGCGTGATCGGGCACGTCGTCGGCGATCGGCTGCGCAAGATGCTCGACGCCTACGAAGCGGGCGACATCGCCACCGCCAGGGACGTGCACGTCGGCCTGATGCCGGTCTACCGGTCGATGAACTTCGTGGGTGGTGTGATCTTCTCGAAGACGGCGCTGCGGTTGTGCGGTTATGAGACCGGGCATCCCCGGCTGCCGTTGCCGCAGGCCACCGATGAGCAGGTGCGGGTGATCACCAGCGATCTGTGGGACGCCGGTCTGGTCCTGGTCAATCCCGATGCCGCAGCAGAGGTGCACCGTTGA
- a CDS encoding TetR/AcrR family transcriptional regulator has protein sequence MDDSEEPALSTRHRILVAAATMIGEDASARLSVRAVAARAGVSTGSLRYHFPTQRALQDAVLAGIYDMVATGDAIHDRSLPARDRLVACLREVLAPAGVGQEARAAFGKLHEGFIAPEPTEEIKAVYLGMEREGQRRTEHWLSVLVDEGALAAGDNARRARFLMTVVNGLSLERALPAEDSLLTAETNTLYLAVDAVLASAGAGAGGG, from the coding sequence ATGGACGACTCGGAGGAGCCGGCGTTGAGCACCCGGCACCGGATCCTGGTGGCCGCGGCGACGATGATCGGTGAGGATGCGTCGGCGCGGTTGAGCGTCCGCGCGGTCGCGGCGCGGGCCGGGGTGAGCACGGGCTCGCTGCGCTACCACTTCCCGACCCAGCGAGCCCTCCAGGACGCCGTGCTCGCCGGCATCTACGACATGGTGGCCACCGGCGACGCGATCCACGACCGGTCGCTACCTGCACGGGACCGGCTGGTCGCCTGCCTCCGCGAAGTGCTCGCACCCGCCGGAGTGGGGCAGGAGGCGCGCGCGGCCTTCGGGAAGCTCCACGAGGGATTCATCGCGCCGGAGCCGACCGAGGAGATCAAGGCCGTCTACCTAGGCATGGAACGCGAGGGCCAACGCCGCACCGAGCACTGGCTGTCCGTCCTCGTGGACGAAGGCGCGCTCGCCGCCGGCGACAACGCGCGGCGCGCGAGGTTCCTGATGACGGTGGTCAACGGCCTCTCGCTGGAGCGCGCGCTGCCCGCCGAGGACTCGCTGCTGACCGCCGAGACGAACACCCTGTACCTGGCCGTCGACGCCGTCCTGGCGAGCGCCGGGGCTGGTGCAGGGGGCGGGTGA